The proteins below come from a single Streptococcus canis genomic window:
- the alr gene encoding alanine racemase, whose protein sequence is MISSLHRPTIARIDLSAIKANLASVKKYIPVGTKTYAVVKADAYGHGAVEVSKALLDQVDAYCVSNLDEALELRQAGIDKDILILGVLVPNELDLAIAHRITVTVASLEWLEVAKIQREDLQGLTVHIKIDSGMGRIGLRSVEETDALIAGLLAMGANVEGVFTHFATADEADTRQFNQQLNFFKDLLGQLTYKPSLVHASNSATSLWHSETIFNAVRLGIVIYGLNPSGTELALPFPLTEALSLETVLVHVKEITAGDTVGYGATYVATQSEYVGTIPIGYADGWTREMQGFSVLVEGQFCDIIGRVSMDQVTIRLPKAYPLGTKVTLIGQNQGAVISVTDVATYRNTINYEVLCLLSDRIPRVY, encoded by the coding sequence ATGATTTCAAGTTTACACCGCCCAACCATTGCTAGGATAGATTTATCAGCGATAAAGGCCAATCTCGCGAGTGTCAAAAAATATATTCCTGTGGGAACCAAGACTTATGCAGTGGTTAAGGCTGATGCGTATGGTCACGGTGCTGTTGAGGTATCAAAGGCTCTGTTAGATCAAGTAGATGCCTACTGTGTGTCGAATCTTGACGAAGCTTTGGAACTGCGTCAGGCTGGTATTGACAAAGACATTTTAATCCTAGGGGTGCTTGTTCCCAATGAATTGGATTTGGCGATTGCTCACCGAATTACAGTTACGGTGGCCAGCTTAGAATGGCTGGAAGTTGCAAAGATACAAAGAGAAGACCTGCAAGGTTTGACAGTTCATATCAAAATTGACTCAGGTATGGGGCGTATTGGACTTCGCTCAGTCGAAGAAACAGATGCTCTGATTGCTGGCTTGCTGGCTATGGGAGCTAATGTCGAAGGTGTTTTCACACATTTTGCCACGGCAGATGAGGCTGATACGCGTCAATTTAATCAGCAACTAAACTTCTTTAAAGACTTGCTTGGTCAGCTTACTTACAAGCCTAGTTTGGTGCATGCCAGCAATTCAGCGACAAGTCTCTGGCATAGTGAAACCATTTTTAATGCGGTTCGTTTGGGGATTGTTATCTATGGCTTAAACCCAAGCGGGACTGAGCTAGCATTGCCATTCCCTCTTACAGAAGCCTTGTCCCTCGAAACTGTTTTGGTTCATGTGAAGGAAATTACAGCTGGTGATACCGTTGGCTATGGGGCGACGTATGTGGCGACACAGTCAGAATATGTGGGGACCATTCCAATTGGGTATGCTGATGGCTGGACGAGAGAGATGCAGGGATTTTCAGTTCTTGTTGAAGGGCAATTTTGTGACATCATTGGTCGAGTATCCATGGACCAAGTGACGATACGCCTCCCTAAAGCTTATCCTCTGGGAACCAAAGTGACCTTAATTGGTCAAAATCAAGGGGCAGTCATTTCTGTGACAGATGTGGCGACCTACCGCAACACTATTAATTATGAGGTCTTATGCCTACTAAGTGATCGCATTCCAAGGGTGTATTAG
- the manA gene encoding mannose-6-phosphate isomerase, class I gives MSEPLFLKSTMHDRIWGGTKLRDVFAYDIPSETTGEYWAISAHPNGVSTVTNGRYQGQPLNKLYVEEPALFGNPKEEVFPLLTKILDANDWLSVQVHPDDAYGLEHEGELGKTECWYIISAEEGSEIVYGHQAKSKEDLRAMIEAGDWDDLLTRIPVKAGDFFYVPSGTMHAIGKGILILETQQSSDTTYRVYDFNRKDANGNLRDLHIEKSIDVLTIGKPENSVPAIMVLDNITATTLVSTPFFTVYKWVTSQMVDMKQAAPYLLVSVLNGQGKLYVDQKAYELEKGMHFILPNDVKSWSFDGQLEMIVSHPNHHM, from the coding sequence ATGTCAGAACCATTATTTCTAAAATCAACCATGCACGACAGAATTTGGGGTGGCACCAAGTTGAGAGATGTCTTTGCTTACGACATTCCAAGCGAAACCACAGGTGAGTATTGGGCTATTTCTGCTCATCCTAATGGTGTTTCGACAGTTACCAATGGGCGTTATCAAGGGCAACCTTTAAACAAATTATATGTGGAAGAGCCGGCTTTGTTTGGAAATCCCAAAGAAGAAGTCTTTCCGTTGTTAACCAAGATTTTAGACGCCAATGACTGGCTAAGTGTTCAAGTTCACCCAGATGATGCTTATGGACTTGAGCATGAAGGAGAACTGGGCAAGACAGAATGCTGGTATATTATTTCTGCCGAAGAAGGTTCCGAAATCGTTTATGGTCACCAAGCCAAGTCTAAAGAAGACCTTCGTGCGATGATTGAAGCAGGCGATTGGGATGATTTACTGACTCGCATACCAGTCAAGGCAGGAGATTTTTTCTATGTTCCAAGTGGCACCATGCATGCGATTGGTAAGGGAATCCTTATTTTAGAAACTCAGCAGTCATCTGATACCACTTATCGGGTTTATGATTTTAATCGTAAAGATGCTAATGGTAATCTTCGTGACCTTCATATTGAAAAATCCATTGATGTCTTAACTATCGGTAAGCCTGAAAATAGTGTGCCAGCCATTATGGTTTTGGATAATATTACAGCAACAACTTTAGTCTCAACGCCATTTTTCACCGTTTACAAATGGGTAACTAGCCAAATGGTTGATATGAAACAAGCTGCTCCTTACTTGCTAGTCAGTGTCTTAAATGGTCAAGGGAAACTCTATGTTGACCAGAAGGCTTATGAGCTAGAAAAAGGCATGCATTTTATCTTGCCTAACGATGTTAAATCATGGTCTTTTGATGGTCAATTGGAAATGATTGTGAGTCATCCTAACCATCATATGTAA
- the secA gene encoding preprotein translocase subunit SecA: MANILRKVIENDKGELRKLEKIAKKVESYADHMASLSDRELQAKTPEFKERYQKGETLEQLLPEAFAVVREASKRVLGLYPYRVQIMGGIVLHNGDVPEMRTGEGKTLTATMPVYLNALAGEGVHVITVNEYLSTRDATEMGEVYSWLGLSVGINLAAKSPAEKREAYNCDITYSTNSEVGFDYLRDNMVVRQEDMVQRPLNFALVDEVDSVLIDEARTPLIVSGAVSSETNQLYIRADMFVKTLTSVDYIIDVPTKTIGLSDSGIDKAESYFNLANLYDIENVALTHFIDNALRANYIMLLDIDYVVSEDGEILIVDQFTGRTMEGRRFSDGLHQAIEAKEGVRIQEESKTSASITYQNMFRMYKKLAGMTGTAKTEEEEFREVYNMRIIPIPTNRPIARIDHTDLLYPTLDSKFRAVVADVKARHDKGQPILVGTVAVETSDLISRKLVEAGIPHEVLNAKNHFKEAQIIMNAGQRGAVTIATNMAGRGTDIKLGEGVRELGGLCVIGTERHESRRIDNQLRGRSGRQGDPGESQFYLSLEDDLMRRFGSDRIKAFLDRMKLNEEDTVIKSGMLARQVESAQKRVEGNNYDTRKQVLQYDDVMREQREIIYANRRDVITANRDLGPEIKGMMKRTIDRAVDAHSRSNRKDAVDAIVTFARTSLVPEESISAKELRGLKEDQIKENLYQRALAIYDQQLSKLRDQEAIIEFQKVLILMIVDNKWTEHIDALDQLRNAVGLRGYAQNNPVVEYQAEGFKMFQDMIGAIEFDVTRTMMKAQIHEQERERASQHATTTAPQNIQSQGFNDDMTGSIDFSTVGRNDVCPCGSGKKFKNCHGRQAF, encoded by the coding sequence ATGGCCAATATTCTACGCAAAGTCATCGAAAATGACAAAGGCGAACTAAGAAAATTAGAAAAAATTGCAAAAAAAGTAGAATCCTACGCAGACCACATGGCGTCCTTGTCAGATAGAGAGCTACAAGCAAAAACACCAGAATTTAAAGAACGATACCAAAAAGGGGAAACCCTTGAACAATTATTACCAGAGGCTTTTGCGGTTGTCCGTGAAGCTTCAAAACGTGTGCTTGGTTTGTATCCTTACCGCGTCCAAATCATGGGGGGAATTGTCCTTCATAATGGGGATGTTCCTGAAATGCGAACCGGTGAAGGGAAAACCCTAACAGCTACGATGCCTGTTTACCTCAATGCCCTTGCTGGCGAAGGGGTTCACGTTATCACCGTCAATGAGTACTTGTCAACACGTGATGCGACAGAAATGGGTGAGGTTTACAGCTGGTTAGGACTTTCAGTTGGGATTAACCTAGCTGCAAAATCTCCTGCTGAAAAACGCGAAGCCTACAATTGCGATATTACTTATTCAACCAACTCTGAGGTCGGTTTTGACTACCTTCGTGATAACATGGTTGTCCGCCAAGAGGACATGGTTCAACGCCCACTCAATTTTGCCCTAGTCGACGAAGTTGACTCAGTCTTGATTGATGAAGCAAGAACCCCTCTGATTGTGTCAGGTGCTGTCAGCTCAGAAACCAATCAATTATATATTCGTGCAGACATGTTCGTTAAGACCTTGACCTCCGTTGATTACATTATTGATGTCCCAACTAAGACCATTGGTCTGAGTGATTCAGGAATTGACAAGGCGGAAAGTTATTTCAACTTAGCTAACCTGTACGATATTGAAAATGTTGCCTTAACCCACTTCATTGACAATGCTCTTCGTGCTAACTACATCATGTTATTAGATATTGACTATGTGGTCAGTGAAGATGGTGAGATTCTGATTGTCGATCAATTTACTGGTCGTACGATGGAAGGTCGCCGTTTTTCTGACGGTTTGCACCAAGCTATTGAAGCCAAAGAAGGCGTTCGTATCCAAGAAGAATCAAAAACCAGTGCCTCAATCACCTACCAAAACATGTTCCGTATGTATAAAAAATTGGCAGGGATGACTGGTACTGCGAAAACTGAGGAAGAAGAATTCCGCGAAGTTTACAACATGCGTATTATTCCGATTCCAACCAACCGTCCTATTGCCCGTATTGACCATACAGACCTACTCTACCCAACTCTGGATTCTAAATTTAGAGCGGTGGTAGCAGACGTTAAAGCGCGTCACGACAAAGGACAACCGATTCTTGTTGGTACTGTTGCTGTTGAGACCAGTGATTTGATTTCTCGTAAGTTGGTGGAAGCAGGTATTCCTCATGAAGTCTTAAATGCTAAGAACCACTTCAAAGAAGCCCAAATTATTATGAATGCCGGCCAGCGCGGTGCTGTTACCATTGCGACCAACATGGCAGGTCGTGGTACTGATATTAAACTCGGTGAAGGCGTTCGTGAACTTGGTGGCCTCTGTGTCATTGGTACAGAGCGTCATGAAAGCCGTCGTATTGATAATCAGCTTCGTGGTCGTTCAGGACGTCAAGGAGACCCTGGTGAATCTCAATTCTACCTATCATTGGAAGACGATTTGATGAGACGTTTCGGTTCAGACCGGATTAAGGCTTTCTTGGACCGTATGAAATTGAACGAAGAAGATACTGTGATTAAGTCAGGCATGTTGGCACGTCAAGTGGAATCGGCTCAAAAACGGGTTGAAGGAAATAACTACGATACCCGTAAACAAGTCTTGCAGTATGATGATGTGATGCGTGAGCAACGTGAAATTATCTATGCTAACCGTCGTGATGTCATTACTGCTAATCGTGATCTTGGCCCAGAAATTAAAGGCATGATGAAACGAACTATTGACCGTGCCGTGGATGCTCACTCACGCAGCAATCGCAAAGATGCTGTTGATGCTATCGTGACCTTTGCGCGTACATCACTTGTTCCCGAAGAATCTATCAGCGCTAAAGAATTGCGTGGCTTGAAAGAGGATCAAATCAAAGAGAATCTTTATCAAAGAGCACTGGCTATTTATGACCAACAGTTATCCAAACTTCGTGATCAAGAAGCGATTATTGAATTCCAAAAAGTATTGATTTTGATGATTGTGGACAATAAATGGACTGAGCACATTGATGCCTTGGATCAGTTACGTAACGCAGTTGGCCTTCGTGGCTATGCTCAAAATAACCCTGTGGTGGAATACCAAGCAGAAGGCTTCAAAATGTTCCAAGACATGATTGGTGCTATCGAGTTTGATGTGACACGTACCATGATGAAAGCGCAAATTCACGAGCAAGAACGTGAACGAGCAAGTCAACATGCGACAACAACTGCGCCTCAAAATATCCAATCCCAAGGATTTAACGATGATATGACTGGTAGTATTGATTTTTCAACGGTTGGCCGTAACGATGTTTGCCCATGTGGTTCAGGGAAAAAATTCAAAAACTGTCATGGACGTCAAGCCTTCTAG
- the scrK gene encoding fructokinase ScrK has product MGKLYGSIEAGGTKFVCAVGDESFTVLDKTQFPTTTPEETIAQTIAYFKIFEADLAGIAIGSFGPIDIDPSSETYGYITTTPKPGWGNVDLLGQLSAAFEIPFDVTTDVNSSAYGEALARPGVEHLVYYTIGTGIGAGAVQHGHFIGGLGHTEAGHTYVMPHPEDVANGFLGVCPFHKGCLEGMAAGPSLEARTGVRGERLDQEADVWDIQAFYIAQAALQATMLYRPQVIVLGGGVMAQEHMLVRVHKHFESLLTDYLPVPALPNYIVTPAVADNGSATLGNFALAKLAAEAK; this is encoded by the coding sequence ATGGGAAAATTATACGGAAGTATTGAAGCTGGTGGAACAAAGTTTGTCTGTGCGGTTGGTGATGAGAGTTTTACGGTTCTAGACAAGACACAGTTTCCGACAACGACACCAGAGGAAACGATTGCGCAAACCATCGCATATTTTAAAATCTTTGAGGCCGATTTAGCTGGTATTGCTATTGGTTCTTTTGGACCGATTGATATTGATCCGTCGTCAGAAACTTACGGCTATATCACAACCACTCCAAAACCAGGTTGGGGCAATGTAGACTTATTGGGCCAACTATCTGCTGCTTTTGAGATTCCTTTTGATGTGACCACAGATGTTAATAGTTCTGCTTATGGCGAAGCCCTTGCTCGTCCTGGTGTGGAGCATTTGGTTTATTATACGATCGGTACAGGCATCGGGGCGGGAGCTGTTCAACATGGCCACTTTATTGGGGGATTAGGTCATACAGAAGCTGGCCATACCTATGTGATGCCTCATCCAGAAGATGTGGCAAATGGTTTTTTAGGGGTATGTCCTTTCCATAAGGGGTGCTTGGAAGGAATGGCGGCAGGTCCAAGTCTTGAAGCAAGGACAGGAGTGCGAGGTGAACGGCTTGATCAGGAAGCTGATGTTTGGGACATTCAAGCTTTCTATATTGCCCAAGCAGCACTGCAAGCAACCATGCTTTACCGTCCCCAAGTGATTGTTTTGGGAGGAGGGGTGATGGCGCAAGAACACATGCTTGTGCGTGTTCACAAGCACTTTGAAAGCCTTTTAACGGATTACTTGCCAGTTCCCGCTTTACCAAACTACATTGTTACTCCTGCTGTTGCGGACAATGGCTCTGCTACTCTGGGAAATTTTGCCTTGGCCAAGTTGGCTGCGGAAGCAAAATAA
- the acpS gene encoding holo-ACP synthase produces the protein MIVGHGIDLQEVSAIDKAYQRNPRLAQKVLTKQELAVFETYPYKRQISYLAGRWSGKEAFAKAMGTGIGQLTFQDIEILNDTKGRPVLTKSPFEGKSFISISHSGDYVQASVILEDGK, from the coding sequence ATGATTGTTGGACATGGAATAGATTTACAAGAGGTTTCAGCCATTGATAAAGCTTACCAAAGGAATCCCCGTTTAGCGCAGAAAGTACTGACGAAGCAGGAATTAGCTGTTTTTGAGACTTATCCCTATAAGCGTCAGATTAGTTATTTGGCAGGTCGCTGGTCAGGTAAGGAAGCCTTTGCTAAAGCTATGGGAACAGGCATTGGCCAGTTAACTTTTCAGGACATTGAAATATTAAATGATACGAAAGGTCGCCCTGTTCTAACCAAGTCCCCTTTTGAAGGAAAGAGTTTTATCAGCATTTCACATAGTGGAGACTACGTCCAAGCCAGTGTTATTTTGGAGGATGGCAAATGA
- a CDS encoding CHAP domain-containing protein: MNKNKLLRVVMLLALLAPTAGNMTVLAQDALLDANQLTATTTDVTSNASSSQEETGSDTKIETGQVDKADQTGNETSAKPDPASPVVPEQPDEQTKSDASQDSKDSSEKSKEEPSEKQPADQSKPQPPKSDTAPVAPAPQVPQAPASHLPGSPLDLDVRVDMPVVPSVNTYAAYVEHWSGKDAYTHNLLSRRYGIKAEQIDGYLKSTGIAYDSTRINGEKLLQWEKKSGLDVRAIVAIAMSESSLGTKGVATLLGANMFGYAAFDLDPTHASKFNDDVAIVRLTQETIIKNKNINFALQDAKAAKLSKGRLNFATDGGVYFTDTTGSGKRRAQIMEDMDKWIDTHGGTPAIPAELKIQSSSSFATVPTGYKLSKSYDVLSYQASSYAWGQCTWYVYNRAKELGYQFDPFMGNGGDWKYKAGYALSKTPKVGYAVSFAPGQAGADGMYGHVSIVEDVRKDGSILISESNCLGLGKVSYRTFTAQQAEQLTYVIGKK; encoded by the coding sequence ATGAATAAAAATAAATTATTAAGGGTTGTCATGCTATTAGCTCTCTTAGCACCGACCGCTGGAAACATGACCGTTCTGGCTCAGGATGCTTTGCTTGATGCTAATCAATTGACAGCAACTACTACTGATGTCACAAGCAATGCCTCTTCCTCTCAAGAGGAAACAGGAAGTGATACCAAAATAGAAACTGGTCAAGTAGATAAAGCAGACCAAACTGGAAACGAGACTTCTGCTAAGCCTGACCCTGCTAGTCCAGTTGTACCTGAACAGCCAGATGAGCAGACCAAGTCTGACGCTAGCCAAGATTCTAAAGATTCTTCTGAAAAATCCAAAGAAGAGCCGTCAGAGAAGCAGCCTGCTGACCAATCAAAACCCCAGCCACCAAAATCAGATACGGCACCTGTTGCCCCCGCACCCCAAGTGCCGCAAGCACCAGCTAGTCATCTTCCTGGCTCTCCTTTGGATTTAGATGTAAGAGTAGACATGCCAGTGGTACCATCTGTCAATACGTATGCAGCTTATGTAGAGCATTGGAGTGGCAAGGATGCCTACACGCACAACCTTTTATCACGTCGCTATGGCATCAAGGCAGAGCAAATTGATGGTTATTTGAAGTCAACAGGTATTGCTTACGATAGCACGCGTATCAACGGTGAAAAACTCTTACAATGGGAAAAGAAAAGTGGTTTAGATGTCCGTGCTATTGTTGCCATTGCGATGTCTGAAAGTTCTTTGGGAACTAAAGGCGTTGCTACCTTGCTTGGTGCCAATATGTTTGGCTATGCCGCTTTTGATCTGGACCCAACGCATGCCAGTAAATTTAATGATGATGTGGCTATTGTTAGACTGACCCAAGAAACCATCATCAAGAATAAAAATATTAATTTTGCTTTGCAGGATGCCAAAGCTGCTAAGCTTTCAAAAGGGCGATTAAATTTTGCCACTGATGGTGGGGTTTACTTTACAGATACCACAGGCAGTGGTAAACGCCGTGCTCAAATCATGGAAGACATGGATAAATGGATTGACACCCACGGTGGCACACCGGCTATCCCAGCAGAATTGAAGATTCAATCCTCTTCTAGTTTTGCGACCGTTCCAACAGGTTACAAGCTCTCTAAGAGTTATGATGTCTTGAGCTATCAAGCGTCAAGCTATGCTTGGGGACAATGTACTTGGTATGTGTATAACCGTGCTAAAGAATTGGGTTACCAGTTTGATCCTTTCATGGGAAATGGTGGTGACTGGAAATACAAAGCCGGTTATGCTCTGTCTAAGACACCAAAAGTTGGTTATGCCGTTTCTTTTGCGCCAGGACAAGCAGGTGCCGATGGCATGTATGGTCATGTCTCCATTGTTGAAGATGTCAGAAAAGATGGGTCTATCCTCATTTCCGAATCTAACTGTCTTGGTTTAGGTAAGGTATCTTACCGTACCTTCACTGCCCAGCAAGCAGAACAATTAACCTATGTTATCGGGAAAAAATAA